The following coding sequences lie in one Mercenaria mercenaria strain notata chromosome 5, MADL_Memer_1, whole genome shotgun sequence genomic window:
- the LOC123557510 gene encoding mitochondrial import inner membrane translocase subunit Tim16-like — MAKNLIQVIIAGGRVVGQAFTRALKQEYEASQRAAQRAGGGNQGRKSAANDTFTGMSLQEAKEILNVSDITDAEAIQKSYDHLFGVNEKSKGGSFYLQSKVVRAKERLDIELQSHSKQKRTDQPPDT; from the exons ATG gcaaaaaacCTGATACAAGTAATAATTGCGGGAGGAAGAGTGGTGGGTCAGGCGTTTACAAGGGCACTAAAACAGGAGTATGAGGCGAGTCAGAGAGCTGCTCAACGTGCAGGGGGAGGTAATCAGGGAAGGAAGAGTGCGGCTAATGATACATTCACCGGCATGTCTTTACAG GAAGCCAAGGAGATACTGAATGTTTCGGATATCACAGATGCAGAGGCAATACAGAAAAGTTATGACCATTTATTTGGGGTAAATGAGAAGTCAAAAGGAGGCTCATTTTATTTACAATCAAAG GTTGTTCGAGCAAAAGAAAGACTAGATATAGAACTTCAATCTCATTCAAAGCAAAAAAGGACAGATCAGCCACCCGATACTTGA
- the LOC123557511 gene encoding carbonyl reductase [NADPH] 3-like, translating to MSSSRRVAVVTGANKGIGYAIVRGLCKQFDGDVILTARNEGNGQEAIKKLNGEGLKPMFHQLDLDDVGSIDRIKDFLQKTYTGIDILVNNAGIAFKMAATEPFSQQAEITVATNFWGTLNVCKGLFPLLKPHARVVNVSSMASQYAAKKCSDEMKSRFIAPDLDQAKVEQLMTEFVNSAKDGSYEKKGWCQSAYGCSKIGVTLLSFAQQKEFDKDSRADIIVNACCPGYVDTDMSSHKGTKTIDQGADTPLYLALLPPNTTSPKGNFVSDRKIQTWP from the exons ATGAGTTCTTCAAGACGTGTGGCAGTG GTCACTGGTGCCAATAAAGGAATAGGCTATGCCATTGTAAGAGGTCTCTGCAAACAGTTTGATGGAGATGTCATTTTGACTG caAGAAATGAGGGTAATGGACAAGAAGCCATTAAGAAGTTAAATGGTGAAGGGTTAAAGCCGATGTTCCATCAGCTGGATCTAGATGATGTTGGCAGTATAGACAGAATAAAGGATTTCCTGCAGAAGACATACACTGGAATAGACATACTAGTAAACAATGCAGGGATAGCTTTTAAG ATGGCAGCCACAGAACCGTTTTCACAACAAGCTGAGATCACTGTAGCTACTAACTTCTGGGGAACATTGAACGTCTGTAAGGGACTTTTTCCACTCCTGAAACCTCATGCAAG ggTAGTAAATGTATCCAGTATGGCTAGCCAGTATGCAGCCAAAAAGTGCAGTGATGAAATGAAatcaagatttattgcccctgaTCTTGATCAAGCAAAAGTTGAGCAACTGATGACAGAGTTTGTCAA ttcagcTAAAGATGGTAGTTATGAGAAGAAAGGTTGGTGTCAGTCGGCATATGGTTGCTCCAAAATTGGTGTTACCCTTCTTAGTTTTGCTCAGCAGAAAGAATTTGACAAAGATTCACGAGCTGATATTATCGTAAATGCT TGTTGCCCAGGATATGTGGACACAGACATGAGCAGCCATAAAGGAACAAAAACTATAGATCAGG GAGCAGATACTCCATTATACCTGGCACTTCTGCCTCCGAACACCACCAGTCCTAAAGGAAACTTTGTATCTGACAGAAAGATTCAAACCTGGCCATGA
- the LOC123557514 gene encoding uncharacterized protein LOC123557514 isoform X2, with the protein MDKESTGCFAWIVNFKQSCNERWARFRNRLRRRFYARRGQTIDPSTIVNETGTRDMVITKTYKTNKILPESLAAPGTLVKECPGNVGRVPATESNDDFEKQVGDYVAGIISNAAHTMCMERQALLGNTNIIMDNSADNVSLSPSIISQIANIAVAESLSNIVLQSNINQSAIHRDIKEFMGNANVLGTVREELD; encoded by the exons atggATAAAGAAAGTACTGGATGTTTTGCGTGGATTGTAAACTTTAAGCAATCCTGCAATGAACGG TGGGCCAGATTCAGAAATCGTCTCCGCCGACGATTTTATGCTCGTAGAGGCCAGACGATAGACCCATCAACAATTGTAAACGAGACTGGTACCAGGGACATGGTTATTACCAAAACGTACAAGACCAACAAAATACTACCAGAAAGCTTAGCTGCACCAGGGACACTTGTAAAAG AATGCCCAGGAAATGTCGGACGTGTACCTGCTACAGAAAGTAATGACGACTTTGAAAAGCAAG TCGGAGACTACGTGGCCGGTATCATATCCAATGCTGCACACACTATGTGCATGGAGAGACAGGCGTTGCTAGGCAACACAAATATCATCATGGACAATTCTGCAGACAATGTTTCTCTGTCACCAAGTATCATCAGCC AAATCGCCAACATAGCAGTGGCAGAAAGCCTGTCTAATATTGTGTTACAATCAAACATAAACCAGTCCGCCATTCACAGAGATATAAAAGAATTTATGGGTAA TGCAAATGTCCTTGGAACTGTTAGAGAGGAACTTGATTGA
- the LOC123557514 gene encoding uncharacterized protein LOC123557514 isoform X1 — protein sequence MDKESTGCFAWIVNFKQSCNERWARFRNRLRRRFYARRGQTIDPSTIVNETGTRDMVITKTYKTNKILPESLAAPGTLVKECPGNVGRVPATESNDDFEKQVGDYVAGIISNAAHTMCMERQALLGNTNIIMDNSADNVSLSPSIISQIANIAVAESLSNIVLQSNINQSAIHRDIKEFMVQMSLELLERNLIDAQPTTRL from the exons atggATAAAGAAAGTACTGGATGTTTTGCGTGGATTGTAAACTTTAAGCAATCCTGCAATGAACGG TGGGCCAGATTCAGAAATCGTCTCCGCCGACGATTTTATGCTCGTAGAGGCCAGACGATAGACCCATCAACAATTGTAAACGAGACTGGTACCAGGGACATGGTTATTACCAAAACGTACAAGACCAACAAAATACTACCAGAAAGCTTAGCTGCACCAGGGACACTTGTAAAAG AATGCCCAGGAAATGTCGGACGTGTACCTGCTACAGAAAGTAATGACGACTTTGAAAAGCAAG TCGGAGACTACGTGGCCGGTATCATATCCAATGCTGCACACACTATGTGCATGGAGAGACAGGCGTTGCTAGGCAACACAAATATCATCATGGACAATTCTGCAGACAATGTTTCTCTGTCACCAAGTATCATCAGCC AAATCGCCAACATAGCAGTGGCAGAAAGCCTGTCTAATATTGTGTTACAATCAAACATAAACCAGTCCGCCATTCACAGAGATATAAAAGAATTTATGG TGCAAATGTCCTTGGAACTGTTAGAGAGGAACTTGATTGATGCCCAACCTACAACCAGATTATAA